In a single window of the Anaerocolumna cellulosilytica genome:
- a CDS encoding glycoside hydrolase family 3 C-terminal domain-containing protein: protein MTELTKNREKIISYKKRAEELVGQMTLEEKVFQMLHSAPAIKRLNIKSYNWWNEGLHGVARAGVATVFPQAIGLAATFDEELLEEVADAVATEARAKFNMQQDFDDTDIYKGLTFWAPNVNIFRDPRWGRGHETYGEDPYLTTRLGVRFINGLQGHDENYLKVAACAKHFAVHSGPEDIRHSFNAEVSLQDLNETYLPAFKACVEEGNVEAVMGAYNRTNGEACCGSELLLVKILRGEWGFDGHVVSDCWAIKDFHENHKVTSSAVESVALAVNRGCDLNCGNIFIYLLEAVKQGLVTEEAITTAVTRLFTTRMKLGLFDEEVKVPFSSIHYNQVDTEKMQELNRKAARECLVLLKNDNNLLPLDKSKLKTIGVIGPNANNRKALIGNYEGTASRYITISEGIQDYVGKDVRVLYSEGCHLFQDRISNLSTGNDRISEVKGVCRESDVVIACLGLDSGLEGEEGDAGNQFASGDKKDLRLPGIQEEILKTIYESGKPVILVLLSGSALAVGWAQEHIPAIIQGWYPGAQGGKAIAEAIFGEFSPEGKLPVTFYHSSEELPAFTDYSMKNRTYRYMEGEALYPFGYGLSYTDFNIGKVEIDSTVITERGIQVTVTIKNNGKVTGGEVIQVYVKAERSNTPNPQLKAFCKVHLQPGEEQKVVLQLPQKAFGLCDEYGKIRIYQGNYTIYVGTTQPDSRSLALTGKETKRFLVSAGEDKEV from the coding sequence ATGACAGAGTTAACTAAAAATCGGGAGAAAATCATCTCGTATAAGAAACGTGCAGAAGAATTGGTAGGGCAGATGACGCTTGAAGAAAAAGTATTTCAGATGCTGCATTCTGCACCGGCTATTAAAAGGCTGAACATAAAGTCTTATAATTGGTGGAATGAAGGGCTGCATGGAGTAGCAAGAGCCGGGGTTGCGACGGTCTTTCCTCAGGCGATTGGGCTTGCTGCAACCTTTGACGAAGAATTGCTAGAAGAGGTGGCAGATGCGGTTGCTACTGAAGCAAGAGCTAAATTTAATATGCAGCAGGATTTTGATGATACGGATATTTATAAGGGGTTAACCTTTTGGGCACCCAATGTTAATATTTTTAGAGATCCCAGGTGGGGAAGGGGCCATGAAACCTACGGTGAGGATCCCTATCTGACTACAAGGCTTGGTGTTCGATTTATAAATGGATTACAGGGACACGATGAAAATTATTTAAAGGTTGCTGCCTGTGCTAAACATTTTGCTGTGCATTCTGGTCCTGAGGATATCAGACACAGCTTTAATGCAGAAGTTTCATTGCAGGATTTAAATGAAACATATCTGCCGGCATTTAAAGCATGTGTGGAAGAAGGAAATGTGGAAGCTGTAATGGGAGCTTACAATAGAACCAACGGCGAAGCTTGTTGTGGCAGTGAGTTGTTATTGGTAAAGATATTACGAGGTGAGTGGGGGTTTGACGGGCATGTTGTATCGGACTGCTGGGCGATAAAGGATTTTCATGAAAATCATAAAGTAACAAGTAGTGCCGTTGAATCGGTGGCATTAGCCGTAAACCGTGGCTGTGACCTTAATTGCGGAAATATTTTTATATATTTGTTAGAAGCAGTAAAACAGGGACTTGTGACGGAGGAAGCAATTACAACAGCAGTAACCAGACTTTTTACCACTCGTATGAAGTTAGGATTATTCGATGAAGAGGTTAAGGTTCCTTTTTCATCCATACATTATAATCAGGTGGATACGGAAAAGATGCAGGAATTAAACCGAAAGGCAGCAAGAGAGTGCCTGGTACTTCTTAAGAATGATAATAACCTGCTACCTCTTGACAAATCCAAATTAAAAACCATAGGAGTAATTGGTCCTAATGCCAATAACCGTAAAGCCTTAATTGGTAATTATGAAGGAACAGCTTCCAGATATATTACCATATCAGAAGGGATACAGGATTATGTTGGAAAAGATGTAAGAGTACTATATTCGGAAGGATGTCACTTATTTCAGGACAGGATAAGTAATCTTAGCACAGGAAATGACCGTATCTCAGAAGTTAAGGGGGTTTGCAGGGAAAGTGATGTTGTCATTGCCTGTTTGGGATTGGATTCTGGTCTAGAAGGAGAAGAAGGAGATGCCGGCAACCAGTTTGCCAGCGGTGACAAGAAGGATTTAAGGCTTCCGGGCATTCAAGAAGAAATCTTAAAAACCATATATGAAAGCGGTAAGCCAGTTATATTGGTTTTATTATCTGGTAGTGCACTAGCAGTAGGATGGGCACAGGAACATATTCCGGCAATTATACAAGGATGGTATCCGGGAGCACAAGGAGGAAAGGCAATTGCAGAAGCTATCTTTGGTGAATTTTCACCGGAGGGAAAATTGCCTGTTACATTTTATCATTCCTCAGAGGAATTGCCTGCTTTTACAGACTATTCTATGAAGAACCGCACCTACCGCTATATGGAAGGTGAGGCACTATATCCTTTTGGTTATGGTCTATCCTACACGGATTTTAATATCGGTAAAGTAGAAATTGATTCAACGGTTATAACTGAAAGAGGCATACAGGTTACTGTAACAATAAAAAATAATGGGAAAGTCACCGGCGGTGAGGTAATTCAAGTTTATGTAAAGGCAGAGCGTTCCAATACACCGAATCCTCAACTGAAAGCTTTCTGTAAGGTACATTTACAACCGGGAGAAGAGCAAAAAGTAGTATTGCAGCTGCCTCAAAAAGCTTTCGGATTATGCGATGAATATGGTAAGATAAGGATATATCAGGGGAATTATACCATTTACGTAGGAACTACACAGCCGGATAGCAGAAGTCTTGCTTTGACCGGTAAAGAAACAAAGCGTTTTCTTGTATCAGCTGGTGAAGACAAAGAGGTTTAG
- a CDS encoding alpha-glucuronidase, giving the protein MEYGKAWLNYRRIEEKSFCKYLTGIYSQVEDDKINSGIKELNIAFEGMYGIKIPFSRWETDSGIQLKISSDLSKEEYYIHPNGNVFLIEGGSSTGILYGIFQLLRMLMEETPAKDIAVRKAPDNPLRMLNHWDNMDGSIERGYAGESFFFQKNKVMVNERTRDYARLVASVGINGVVINNVNVKQEATRLITKEHLKELKKMEEIFAAFGIRLFLSLNFAAPMELGGMATADPLSPEVKVWWKEKLKEVYEHLPRLGGFLIKADSEGRPGPFTYNRTHADGANMLAEIIKPYNGIIIWRCFVYNCKQDWRDKKTDRARSGYDHFKPLDGAFLENVILQIKNGPMDFQVREPVSPLFGGMSATNQMIEFQIAQEYTGQQRHVCYLLPSFKEILDFRTYCQEERDTVADIVSGKTFSRSNCGMAAVANTGNDLNWTGHDLAAANFYGFGRLSFDMSLSSEKIAKEWIVQTFGSIEKIVKNISQILLNSWETYEKYTSPLGIGWMVNPGHHYGPNVDGYEYDRWGTYHRADHKGLGVDRSSAGTGYSTQYHEYNARLYESKENCPEELLLFFHYVEYSYRLKSKKTLIQHIYDTHFEGVDEVETMLELFEEVKGDMDTDVYNRIAARLKEQLLHSKEWRDIVCSYFYRKSAVPDEKNREIY; this is encoded by the coding sequence ATGGAGTATGGGAAAGCGTGGCTAAACTACCGTAGAATTGAAGAAAAAAGTTTTTGTAAATATCTTACTGGTATTTATTCACAGGTTGAGGATGATAAAATTAATTCTGGTATAAAAGAATTAAATATAGCTTTTGAAGGAATGTATGGTATAAAAATTCCTTTTAGCAGATGGGAAACCGATTCCGGCATTCAACTAAAAATAAGTAGTGACTTATCAAAAGAAGAGTATTACATACATCCAAATGGCAATGTATTTCTTATCGAAGGTGGATCGAGTACGGGAATATTATATGGAATTTTTCAACTGCTTAGAATGCTTATGGAAGAGACACCTGCTAAAGATATTGCGGTAAGAAAAGCGCCTGATAATCCGCTGCGGATGCTAAATCATTGGGATAACATGGATGGCTCCATCGAGAGAGGTTATGCAGGAGAATCCTTTTTCTTTCAGAAGAATAAAGTGATGGTTAATGAACGAACCAGAGATTATGCAAGACTTGTTGCATCAGTTGGAATTAACGGAGTGGTTATTAATAATGTTAATGTGAAGCAAGAAGCTACCAGACTGATTACCAAAGAGCATTTAAAAGAATTAAAGAAGATGGAAGAGATATTTGCGGCTTTTGGTATCAGACTTTTCTTAAGTCTTAATTTTGCAGCTCCTATGGAGTTAGGCGGTATGGCTACAGCTGATCCTTTATCACCGGAGGTAAAGGTGTGGTGGAAAGAAAAATTAAAGGAAGTATATGAACATCTGCCAAGGCTTGGAGGATTTCTCATAAAGGCAGATTCAGAAGGAAGACCCGGCCCCTTTACCTATAATAGAACCCATGCTGATGGTGCCAATATGCTGGCAGAAATTATTAAACCCTACAATGGTATCATTATCTGGCGTTGCTTTGTGTATAATTGCAAACAAGATTGGCGGGATAAGAAGACAGATAGGGCAAGATCTGGATATGATCATTTTAAACCACTCGATGGAGCTTTTTTGGAGAATGTAATTCTACAGATTAAAAACGGACCTATGGATTTTCAGGTAAGAGAGCCTGTATCGCCGCTATTCGGAGGTATGAGCGCAACGAATCAGATGATAGAATTTCAAATCGCCCAGGAATACACAGGACAGCAAAGGCATGTATGTTATCTTTTGCCAAGCTTTAAGGAGATTCTTGATTTTCGAACCTACTGTCAAGAAGAGAGAGATACCGTTGCAGACATTGTAAGCGGTAAAACCTTTAGTCGCAGCAATTGTGGTATGGCTGCCGTGGCAAATACAGGAAATGATTTAAATTGGACAGGACACGACCTTGCAGCGGCTAACTTTTATGGTTTTGGCAGATTGAGTTTTGATATGTCTTTAAGCAGTGAGAAGATTGCAAAGGAATGGATTGTTCAAACGTTTGGTTCCATTGAGAAGATTGTCAAAAACATATCCCAGATATTGTTAAACTCCTGGGAAACTTATGAAAAATATACCTCACCATTGGGAATTGGTTGGATGGTTAATCCTGGTCACCATTATGGACCTAATGTGGACGGTTATGAATATGACAGATGGGGCACATATCATAGAGCAGACCATAAAGGTCTTGGAGTGGACAGAAGTAGTGCAGGCACAGGTTATTCGACCCAGTATCACGAGTATAATGCCAGACTTTATGAATCTAAAGAAAATTGTCCGGAGGAATTATTGCTGTTCTTCCATTATGTAGAATATTCTTATCGTTTAAAAAGCAAAAAGACCTTGATTCAGCATATTTACGATACGCATTTTGAGGGAGTAGATGAAGTTGAAACTATGTTGGAACTTTTTGAAGAAGTAAAGGGTGATATGGATACTGATGTATATAATAGAATAGCGGCACGTCTTAAGGAACAGCTTCTTCATTCAAAGGAATGGCGAGATATTGTATGTTCATATTTTTACCGTAAATCAGCAGTTCCTGATGAAAAAAACAGGGAAATTTATTGA
- a CDS encoding ABC transporter permease, translating into MARKKNEKSKSAKQPSLLNHIKREWRLYTFLIIPITYFIIFKYTPMAGNVIAFRKYRGGPNLFGTEWVGFSYFKMFFKDATFWRAFQNNITLSITYLLFRFPLTLLFALLLNELRGKRVKKFVQTVSYLPHFISMVILAGMIKEMVSLNGPINSLIASLGFEKIGFISQPQWFPILYIVSGIWQGLGWGTILYLAAMTGINTELYEAAKIDGANRFRLAWHVTIPGILPTIMTLLILDIGGLMGSNFEKILLLYNPLTYETADVISTYVYRMGITGGNFSYATAVGLFEGVIGLILVTTANQISKKTAKASLW; encoded by the coding sequence ATGGCAAGAAAAAAGAATGAGAAATCAAAATCCGCAAAGCAACCTTCCCTGCTAAATCATATTAAGAGGGAATGGCGTTTGTACACCTTCCTTATCATACCCATTACATATTTTATTATCTTCAAATATACACCTATGGCGGGGAATGTAATTGCTTTTAGAAAATATAGGGGTGGTCCTAATTTATTTGGAACGGAATGGGTAGGTTTTTCTTACTTTAAGATGTTCTTTAAGGATGCAACCTTTTGGAGAGCTTTTCAGAATAATATAACCTTGAGTATCACTTATTTGTTATTCCGCTTTCCCTTGACCCTGCTATTTGCTTTACTTTTAAACGAATTAAGAGGAAAAAGGGTTAAAAAATTCGTACAAACCGTTTCTTATCTTCCTCATTTCATTTCTATGGTAATTCTTGCCGGTATGATAAAAGAAATGGTTTCCTTAAATGGACCCATTAATTCTTTAATAGCAAGTTTAGGTTTTGAAAAGATTGGATTTATTTCTCAGCCTCAATGGTTTCCGATACTGTATATTGTATCCGGTATATGGCAGGGATTGGGTTGGGGAACTATCCTCTATCTAGCAGCAATGACTGGCATTAATACAGAATTATATGAAGCTGCAAAAATTGACGGTGCGAATCGTTTTCGTTTGGCCTGGCATGTAACTATACCCGGGATTCTGCCCACTATCATGACCTTGCTTATTCTTGATATTGGTGGACTTATGGGCTCTAACTTTGAAAAGATATTGCTCTTATATAATCCGTTAACCTATGAAACTGCAGATGTTATTTCTACTTACGTATACCGTATGGGTATTACAGGGGGTAATTTCAGCTATGCAACAGCAGTCGGTCTATTTGAAGGCGTTATTGGTTTAATTCTGGTGACAACAGCCAATCAAATTTCAAAGAAAACGGCGAAAGCAAGTCTGTGGTAG
- a CDS encoding carbohydrate ABC transporter permease — MKESRAYRTFRIINSLIMAFVVICTLYPFLYLIAQSFSSEAAVYAGKVTIFPIEFTTKTYEIILSKPDFFRYYGNTILYSIVGTVISVAGTAILAYPLSKEKLRLNKFFTPFVLFTMYFGGGLIPNYILVAKTLHMRDTIWAVVIPGAISAYYVILMKTFFASLPGELEEAATVDGLTAYGIFAKITLPLSKPILATMVLFNMVGIWNNWFGPSLYLQSKEKWPVALYLRQIIDSAISTTEMGASSDIATQIAATVKSSAMVLTALPIICIYPFVQKYFVQGMMIGSVKG, encoded by the coding sequence ATGAAAGAATCTAGAGCATATCGTACATTTAGAATTATAAACAGTCTGATTATGGCCTTTGTTGTTATATGTACTCTTTATCCTTTTTTGTATCTGATTGCCCAGTCTTTTAGTTCAGAGGCTGCTGTTTATGCAGGAAAGGTGACTATATTTCCAATAGAATTCACAACAAAGACCTATGAAATTATCTTGAGTAAACCAGATTTTTTCCGGTATTATGGCAATACAATTCTCTATTCAATAGTAGGCACTGTTATATCGGTAGCAGGAACAGCCATTCTAGCTTATCCTTTATCAAAAGAGAAGTTAAGATTAAATAAGTTTTTCACACCGTTTGTATTATTTACCATGTATTTTGGAGGAGGCTTAATTCCTAATTATATTTTGGTTGCCAAAACATTACATATGAGGGATACCATATGGGCAGTAGTTATTCCAGGAGCTATAAGTGCGTATTATGTTATTTTGATGAAAACCTTTTTTGCAAGCCTTCCAGGTGAACTAGAAGAGGCAGCAACAGTTGACGGTCTTACTGCTTATGGAATTTTTGCTAAGATAACGCTTCCACTATCAAAGCCCATACTTGCTACTATGGTTCTATTTAATATGGTAGGTATTTGGAATAATTGGTTTGGGCCTTCCCTTTACTTACAGTCAAAAGAAAAATGGCCTGTTGCCTTATATTTAAGGCAGATTATTGATAGTGCCATCAGTACTACCGAGATGGGAGCTTCTTCAGATATTGCCACACAGATTGCAGCAACTGTAAAGTCCAGTGCTATGGTATTGACTGCATTACCGATTATTTGTATATATCCTTTTGTACAGAAGTATTTTGTACAAGGAATGATGATAGGTTCTGTGAAAGGTTAG
- a CDS encoding ABC transporter substrate-binding protein, whose translation MKKFKRTLGVVLTVVMLTMMTACGKGGDKNTSTNTPVDSKTQETEKTLDYTFGEGETFHSNEPIKYSMMYSDHEAYPYQEGWRLWSAISEKSNVSFDLVMSARTEYENQKSLLINSGDAPYIIPKTYVEAQFIPSGQIVAISDWVQYMPNYMNCVKKWGLEDDLQAKMQADGKYYVLPGLWESAGAGYSYIIRKDVFDKAGVDVEALQASWTYEEFYEALKKVKESTGASYVWSDASFGDSALNIAATVYGVTGGWGLSNGLQFDHDKQEFYFADTTEEFKAYLTYFNKLVKDGILDPETFTQDDDTARSKFYKGDTYVMNGNYQNLADNISKMQVEGELYMVTQPGGPKGQLQIESSRLENGIMISTNALEDLGEEGFIKMLRFVDWLWYSNEGQTLCLWGVEGETYTKDAQGNIVLNTDISYNGKNLDTATKQLNVDYGFAGGVFAYGGSTDLRLSKMTDGEKDFLNRILETREPRKLAPPIMGSADESEQLNLISTPLMDYIDTMILKFITGQEDLQTGWDNYVAQCEANGSTRYTELANEIFNNTKSILGY comes from the coding sequence ATGAAAAAATTTAAAAGGACTCTTGGAGTTGTATTGACAGTTGTAATGCTGACTATGATGACAGCTTGTGGAAAAGGGGGGGATAAAAATACTTCTACGAATACCCCGGTGGATTCTAAGACCCAAGAAACAGAAAAGACGCTTGACTATACATTTGGAGAAGGAGAAACCTTCCATTCTAATGAGCCAATTAAATATTCAATGATGTATAGTGACCACGAAGCATATCCTTATCAGGAAGGCTGGAGACTTTGGAGTGCTATTTCCGAAAAGTCTAACGTATCTTTTGATTTGGTTATGTCAGCCAGAACGGAATATGAAAATCAAAAATCACTTTTGATAAATTCTGGTGATGCACCTTATATTATACCAAAAACATATGTAGAAGCGCAATTCATTCCAAGTGGTCAGATTGTTGCCATTAGTGATTGGGTACAATATATGCCAAACTATATGAATTGTGTTAAAAAATGGGGATTAGAGGATGACTTACAGGCAAAGATGCAGGCGGATGGAAAATATTATGTTCTTCCTGGTCTTTGGGAATCAGCCGGTGCCGGTTACTCTTATATTATTCGTAAAGACGTATTTGATAAAGCCGGTGTAGATGTTGAAGCCTTACAGGCGAGCTGGACATATGAAGAATTTTATGAAGCTCTAAAGAAGGTAAAGGAAAGTACAGGTGCCAGTTATGTTTGGTCAGATGCTTCCTTTGGTGATTCAGCTTTAAATATAGCTGCAACTGTTTATGGTGTTACCGGAGGATGGGGACTATCAAATGGTTTACAATTTGATCATGATAAACAAGAGTTTTATTTTGCCGATACGACAGAGGAATTCAAAGCATATCTGACATATTTTAATAAGTTAGTGAAAGACGGTATTCTAGATCCGGAAACCTTTACACAAGATGATGATACTGCCCGCTCTAAATTTTATAAGGGAGATACCTACGTAATGAATGGTAATTATCAGAATCTTGCTGACAACATAAGTAAAATGCAGGTTGAAGGGGAATTATATATGGTTACACAGCCTGGCGGACCAAAAGGACAGCTCCAGATAGAAAGCTCCCGATTAGAAAATGGCATTATGATAAGTACAAATGCATTGGAAGACTTGGGAGAAGAAGGCTTTATTAAAATGCTTCGTTTTGTGGATTGGCTATGGTATTCAAACGAAGGACAGACGTTGTGCTTATGGGGTGTGGAAGGAGAAACCTACACAAAAGATGCACAGGGTAATATTGTACTTAATACAGATATCTCCTATAACGGTAAGAATCTGGATACTGCTACGAAACAATTAAATGTTGACTATGGTTTTGCAGGCGGAGTATTTGCTTACGGAGGATCAACAGACTTAAGATTATCTAAGATGACAGATGGTGAAAAAGATTTCTTAAACCGGATTCTTGAAACCAGAGAGCCAAGAAAACTGGCTCCGCCTATTATGGGGAGTGCAGATGAAAGTGAACAGCTAAATCTGATATCTACACCTCTTATGGACTATATAGATACCATGATTTTAAAATTTATAACCGGTCAAGAGGATTTGCAGACCGGCTGGGATAATTATGTAGCGCAGTGTGAAGCAAACGGTTCTACCAGATATACAGAATTAGCCAATGAAATATTTAATAACACTAAAAGTATTCTTGGCTATTAA
- the hcp gene encoding hydroxylamine reductase, with product MDNVMFCYQCEQTNGGKGCTKMGVCGKTPEIANLQDLLIYQLKGIACYGKAMLDNGKEIDKEVIHLIENGLFTTLTNVNFDDGAHIQLLREAQSVKENIRSQAPEGIYPEVALYNLSDTKESMLKDAVKAGIMYDQDLDADIRSLRSTILYGLKGISAYGHQARFLGYNSEQVDSHYIIGLEAIVNDNFTVEELIRMTMRTGQISIEVMRVLDEANTTVYENPTPNKVNVSVKKGPFIIVSGHDLKDLDMLLQQTEKKGIHIYTHGEMLPSHGYPGLKKYKHLVGNYGSAWQNQQKEFDNIPGCILMTTNCLMRPRETYKDRIFTTNVVGWEGIRHVRVKEDGTKDFSEVIEKALELGGFEKNEEKKEILVGFGHNATLSHAEDIVKAVKEGKIKHFFVIGGCDGARPGRNYYTELATIIPKDCIILTLACGKYRFNKLDFGTVAGLPRLLDVGQCNDVYSAVRIATALADAFDTDVNALPLTIVLSWYEQKAVADLLALLSLGINRMFLGPSLPAFISPNVLQYLIDTFQLTPISIPEEDLKTSLRQHV from the coding sequence ATGGATAATGTAATGTTTTGCTACCAATGTGAACAAACCAATGGCGGGAAAGGCTGCACTAAGATGGGTGTGTGCGGCAAGACGCCGGAGATTGCAAATCTTCAGGATTTATTAATTTATCAGTTAAAGGGTATTGCTTGTTATGGAAAAGCAATGTTGGACAACGGGAAGGAGATAGATAAGGAAGTGATTCACCTGATTGAAAACGGACTTTTTACTACCCTAACCAATGTAAATTTTGATGACGGTGCACATATTCAATTGCTCCGTGAAGCCCAAAGTGTGAAAGAAAACATAAGAAGCCAGGCACCAGAGGGTATATACCCGGAGGTTGCACTCTATAATTTAAGCGATACCAAGGAAAGTATGTTAAAGGACGCGGTCAAAGCAGGTATAATGTATGATCAGGACTTAGATGCGGATATACGTTCTCTGCGTTCTACAATCCTTTACGGCTTAAAAGGAATCAGCGCGTACGGACATCAAGCCAGGTTTTTAGGTTATAATAGTGAACAAGTTGATAGTCACTATATAATAGGATTAGAGGCAATTGTAAATGATAATTTTACTGTAGAAGAATTAATCCGAATGACAATGCGGACAGGACAGATAAGCATAGAGGTTATGCGGGTACTAGATGAAGCCAATACTACAGTGTATGAAAATCCAACACCCAATAAGGTTAATGTTTCAGTTAAAAAGGGACCGTTTATTATTGTCTCAGGACATGATTTAAAGGATTTAGATATGCTTTTACAACAAACAGAAAAGAAAGGTATTCATATATATACCCACGGAGAAATGCTGCCCTCCCACGGTTATCCAGGGTTGAAAAAATATAAGCACTTGGTGGGAAATTACGGTTCAGCATGGCAGAATCAACAAAAAGAATTTGACAATATACCCGGCTGTATTCTAATGACTACCAATTGTTTAATGAGGCCCAGAGAAACCTATAAAGATAGAATTTTTACCACCAACGTAGTTGGTTGGGAAGGGATAAGGCATGTAAGAGTTAAGGAGGATGGAACAAAAGATTTTTCAGAGGTGATTGAAAAGGCACTGGAGCTTGGTGGATTTGAAAAGAATGAAGAAAAAAAGGAAATTCTCGTGGGATTTGGTCACAATGCCACATTATCTCATGCAGAGGATATTGTCAAAGCAGTTAAAGAAGGAAAGATAAAACATTTCTTTGTAATAGGCGGTTGTGACGGTGCTAGACCCGGTAGAAATTATTATACAGAATTAGCCACGATTATACCTAAGGATTGTATTATACTAACTCTAGCCTGTGGTAAGTATCGGTTTAATAAGTTAGATTTTGGTACGGTAGCAGGATTGCCAAGATTACTGGATGTAGGACAATGTAATGACGTATACTCTGCGGTACGAATAGCGACAGCGCTGGCAGATGCTTTTGATACGGATGTAAATGCATTGCCATTAACTATAGTGCTTTCCTGGTATGAACAAAAGGCAGTGGCAGATTTACTGGCTTTATTGTCCTTAGGAATCAATAGAATGTTTTTAGGACCAAGTTTGCCGGCATTTATCTCTCCCAATGTATTACAGTATTTAATTGATACCTTCCAATTAACACCTATTAGTATACCGGAGGAAGATTTAAAAACTTCTCTAAGACAACATGTTTAA
- a CDS encoding MBOAT family O-acyltransferase, with the protein MRFTSYEFLFLFLPFALLFYHVLSKFKSSQLGKIFLNLLSILFCASLGILSVIVLILSLVVNYTIGFLTNRLQQKTQGALSKSLFIAGIGYNLGSYAIIIILIFMNQEVSNWFTTSFWNIPFAVPLGLGVITLHQISFLINIGLKNAAMPTFTDYTLYISFFPQLPAGPVSSYDWAIKQYENMSDKKITSESLADGLKVFAVGLFKKAVLADSLAVYVNNGYGLDQLGLIPAWLTALSFTFLIYFELSGVCDMAVGIGRMFQFKLPFSFISPYTARGLQEYWHSFNATVIQNLEETIETTKVKTSGILSESIGIFVILLLGSFWFGFSPGILLWGVLQGLFTILEIKNQRILQKIPGIVTSVLTFLLTTLLWVLFRAETLAKAGSIYKGMVTFWEPGLEQMRVFVREGTSYFPDIANTVYFFVLFILSIILCFFGKSTSLLAKKSTRSIASAVLTGILLIAAVICTTRSGF; encoded by the coding sequence ATGAGATTTACATCCTATGAATTTCTGTTTCTTTTTTTGCCATTCGCACTGCTTTTTTATCATGTATTGAGTAAGTTTAAAAGCAGCCAGCTAGGTAAAATATTTTTAAATCTATTATCTATACTATTTTGTGCAAGCCTTGGTATTCTTTCTGTGATTGTATTGATTTTGTCTTTAGTTGTTAATTACACCATAGGATTTCTTACAAACCGGTTACAGCAGAAAACGCAAGGCGCATTAAGTAAATCTTTATTTATAGCCGGTATTGGGTATAATCTGGGCAGTTATGCTATTATTATTATACTTATTTTTATGAATCAAGAAGTGTCAAACTGGTTTACTACCTCTTTTTGGAATATTCCCTTTGCAGTGCCTCTTGGACTTGGAGTAATTACGCTTCATCAAATATCTTTTCTGATTAATATAGGTTTGAAAAATGCAGCCATGCCCACGTTTACGGATTACACTCTTTACATCAGCTTTTTTCCTCAGTTACCTGCAGGTCCAGTTAGTTCATATGATTGGGCGATAAAGCAATATGAAAACATGTCTGATAAAAAAATAACTTCTGAAAGTCTGGCGGATGGTTTGAAGGTATTCGCCGTAGGGCTCTTTAAAAAGGCGGTATTGGCAGATTCATTAGCCGTATATGTGAACAATGGCTATGGTCTAGATCAATTAGGCCTAATCCCTGCCTGGCTTACCGCTCTTTCATTCACCTTTTTAATCTATTTCGAATTAAGTGGTGTCTGTGATATGGCTGTCGGTATCGGCAGAATGTTTCAGTTCAAACTTCCATTTTCTTTTATATCACCTTATACAGCAAGAGGCTTGCAAGAATACTGGCATAGTTTTAATGCAACGGTTATACAGAACTTGGAAGAGACAATAGAAACTACAAAGGTCAAAACATCAGGAATTCTTTCAGAGAGTATAGGTATCTTTGTTATTCTGCTACTAGGAAGTTTCTGGTTTGGTTTTTCGCCGGGAATTTTACTTTGGGGAGTATTACAGGGTCTTTTTACCATTCTGGAGATTAAGAATCAGCGAATCCTGCAAAAAATACCAGGAATAGTTACAAGCGTATTGACCTTTCTTTTGACGACTCTTCTATGGGTTTTATTTCGGGCAGAAACTTTGGCTAAAGCAGGCAGTATCTACAAAGGTATGGTCACTTTCTGGGAACCAGGCCTTGAACAGATGCGTGTATTTGTTAGAGAAGGTACATCATATTTTCCGGATATAGCCAACACGGTATATTTTTTTGTCCTATTTATCTTAAGCATAATCCTTTGTTTTTTTGGAAAAAGCACATCCCTTCTGGCAAAAAAGAGTACCCGTTCTATAGCTTCAGCAGTTTTAACCGGAATTTTGCTGATTGCAGCAGTAATCTGCACTACAAGGTCAGGTTTTTGA